A single window of Plasmodium reichenowi strain SY57 chromosome 14, whole genome shotgun sequence DNA harbors:
- a CDS encoding hypothetical protein (conserved Plasmodium protein, unknown function): protein MIWWFLISVNFLFFLIKSFFTPKATIYRNDLNTNYTNSSTEKYILGENYNLTSLKLKIDFGSLDTGTKIIEYSKGIINIRSIQQYDYDSYMLTPCNSDIWWIYSFSDIIHIEKIGLVSLEHYASNFKVIEILGSDVYPATKWKRLGKISTNFTKSFELFNIYEYCKNYDEDNCWVKYLKFHVLSHHNLENNYYCTLTHLQIFASSGVDMLSDKIYSDENINKIEKDLQDNYMDQNNEQLYDQEIIENLEELYENNESLDDTLSSTSKEKKSKTKTSTNDDNDKIHVSNIYYDNIKKNDEKKKKKEKKSTRTQAKSLDTKLIDKDLMNTKQIEKELLDTKLIENEFIHNKLFDTDMIEKELMDTELIENELMNYELFDKDTFFKENYFNDEQQRIDESNADEQNDMCVIKNNKDSMKGDYYIKKKKKLVTDNTKDLYKCSSYKSSKRDKFFENIKRENHMDDEHNENIYINIKNNKSTHIQKKKKKKNHIFYKNVYYNILIVLYYLFNQHIKKELYHFNMLKNNMQSSFFMNRFYITTRYKYLNKKYINFINFIKVLKENHEQKLSEYYDNDIYQKLYIKQEEQKKYIYNLIMNTQNKYEALIKSLPFSSIQFLLKRKKWIPLLYTMYKKKEFVKNPYFSIINRGERKKRKKKYTIINDDYISLNTFNKNHIIILHDLIYSLFFSNILCNGDLVCLFENKILLSKVWISRSNIKHFITKKYIFDNYYCNNERINKLKNIYLSPHFYFFRNIFISHKFQNKIYLKFPYYTYYDKKSVLKYMHNNNISMNDFLYTTKEVDINEFIPYSRYKNYEYEKERVHMIERKKKTKMYKRKPYENYMILYVIYRLKANNIYHFEFIKYCTNLINNWSKKEIKKNKHVTLLYNLERKYLSTFYNKMKCVDIYKSYKILKKKRVFVGAHHHIFNNEYNNNDNNSSNTCRREKLINDIYKYVQKRNKLNYIPILDNNMKKNQIQKIKKQQKKKMRENIFNRIILFFHKFVFRKLPYIYFLNFWIYNKNDMVFQMNDCLHILFNYIFNNIKKIIIIIKKKKKKNLYIFLQKFVTSYIKQNCFLKKNFSSLFLKKINKKHNRHNNNRGYIKMNKNYIILYLHYYMEKSKLCSFDKYLNNIEMSYYIKTANNKNYMSLSHIYFFSKNKEYYLTNYITWCITNMIFLLLNRKEKNWKVDFNKEDIYKNENYFYDKEGVDEKEKINAYRKINMIPNYLYNNDSYNDEYFYYDHDDVDDDENENDNIGNNNFNNNNVLYSDHYQYDHDNKNSYLNYYLTNRIIINPKKNFLENVCLTIGDMENIIYSNYYIDKFEKKDSKYHKCMKNKIKQNILYDEDKDSHDSSSIKILNEIKKNEESNNKLIHDVYDIISEYDDNVSNKYRDDDKNVENNHNNTYKRNKQTSKNISVITGKKERNENIKVNQKRKEQIKKTKKINFIEEFDNKIIDENLNFPNEENCIREEKIEEKSKNTRGHALLTLVDKIKTIETKNNYLLTKLRDIIKITNNKTKIIYHMLSNFKILQNTISLLLKYIMINEKHMKDLNMNKKNSDTFYKILKEICLEQINDKSKNMDSLKYLCKYLQNFLYDEFERKYLFEKIRPGNYPMCDDDQNILLHNKNGYHQKNTDFIIKEKKKSLFNFLYYENHCHNDIFKTPFIYYNSQVDRLQTVYLNIFNFIVNLKVVKFLIYKFKYWKNIFKRYIINGLSYNINPYTFMNYSPKDNHTTNNNMNNTNNVMNHMNNMNNNNSNYHYQNWYQIFTNNFYVIFFYILFIIFIVNNFLCFMFYKHLSNKLNAYVKTCTCHNK from the exons ATGATATGGTGGTTTTTAATTTCAGTAAACTTTTTGTTCTTTCTTATAAAAAGCTTTTTTACACCCAAAGCCACGATATATAGGAATGATCTGAACACGAACTATACAAATTCGTCGACag aGAAGTATATTTTGGGAGAGAACTACAACCTAACGAGCcttaaattaaaaatagaTTTTGGCTCGCTTGACACAGGTACGAAGATTATAGAATATAGCAAAGgcataattaatattagaTCCATTCAACAATATGATTATGATAGCTATATGTTAACGCCATGTAATTCTGACATATGGTGGATATATTCCTTTAGTgatattatacatatagaaaaaatagGTTTAGTATCCTTAGAGCATTATGCATCAAATTTTAAGGTCATTGAGATTTTAGGTAGTGATGTATATCCAGCTACTAAATGGAAAAGATTAGGGAAGATATCAACAAATTTTACTAAAAGttttgaattatttaatatatatgaatattgTAAAAATTACGATGAAGATAATTGTTGGGTGAAATATTTAAAGTTTCATGTATTATCTCATCATAATTTAGAGaacaattattattgtaCTTTGACGCATCTTCAAATATTTGCATCTTCTGGAGTTGATATGTTAAgtgataaaatatattcggatgaaaatattaataaaattgaaAAGGATTTACAAGATAATTATATGGATCAAAACAATGAACAATTATATGATCAAGAAATTATTGAAAATTTGGaagaattatatgaaaataatgaatcACTTGATGACACTTTATCAAGTACAAGTAAAGAAAAGAAGtcaaaaacaaaaacaagtacaaatgatgataatgataaaattcatgtgagtaatatatattatgataatatcaaaaaaaatgatgagaaaaaaaaaaaaaaagaaaaaaaaagtacaAGGACACAAGCAAAATCTTTAGATACCAAATTAATAGATAAAGATCTTATGAATACAAAACAAatagaaaaagaattattagATACCAAATTAATAGAAAATGAATTTATACATAACAAATTATTTGATACTGATATGATtgaaaaagaattaatGGATACAGAATTAATAGAAAATGAATTAATGAATTATGAATTATTTGATAAAGATAccttttttaaagaaaattattttaatgatGAACAACAAAGGATAGATGAGAGTAATGCAGatgaacaaaatgatatgtgtgtaataaaaaataataaagacAGTATGAAAGGagattattatataaaaaaaaaaaaaaaacttgTAACAGATAATACAAaagatttatataaatgttcATCCTATAAAAGTAGTAAAAGAGataaattttttgaaaaCATAAAAAGAGAGAATCATATGGATGATGAacataatgaaaatatatatatcaatataaaaaataacaaatctacacatatacaaaaaaaaaaaaaaaaaaaaaatcatatattttataaaaatgtcTATTACAACATATTgattgtattatattatttatttaatcaacatattaaaaaggaattatatcattttaatatgttaaaaaataatatgcaatcatcattttttatgaacagattttatataactactagatataaatatttaaataaaaagtatatcaattttattaatttcattAAAGTCTTAAAAGAAAATCATGAACAGAAATTATCCgaatattatgataacgacatatatcaaaaattatatataaaacaggaagaacaaaaaaagtatatatataatttaataatgaataCTCAAAATAAGTATGAGGCTTTAATTAAATCGTTACCCTTTTCAAGtatacaatttttattaaaaaggaaaaaatgGATACCtcttttatatacaatgtataaaaagaaagaatTTGTAAAAAATCCATATTTTAGCATCATTAATAGAggagaaagaaaaaaacgaaaaaagaaatatactattattaatgatgattatatatcattaaatacatttaataaaaatcatattataatacttcatgatttaatatattctttgttcttttcaaatatattatgtaatgGTGATTTAGTGTGTCtatttgaaaataaaatattattatccaAAGTATGGATATCTCGttcaaatataaaacattttattacaaaaaaatatatatttgataattattattgtaaCAATGAACGTATcaataaattaaaaaacaTTTACTTGTCACcccatttttatttctttagaaatatatttatatccCACAAgtttcaaaataaaatatatttaaaatttccGTATTATACTTATTATGATAAGAAGAGTGTATTGAAATATAtgcataataataatattagtaTGAATgactttttatatacaacAAAGGAAGTGGACATAAACGAATTTATACCATATAGTAGATATAAGAATTatgaatatgaaaaagaGAGAGTACATATGATAGAAcggaaaaaaaaaacaaaaatgtataaaagaaaaccttatgaaaattatatgattttatatgttatatatagattaaaagcaaataatatttaccattttgaatttataaaatattgtaCTAATTTAATTAACAATTGGTccaaaaaagaaataaaaaaaaataaacatgttacacttttatataacttagaaagaaaatatttaagtacattttataacaaaatgaaatgtgttgatatatataaaagttataaaattttgaagaagaaaagaGTTTTTGTAGGAGCTCATCATcacatttttaataacgaatataataataatgataataatagttCTAATACTTGTCGAAgagaaaaattaataaatgatatatataaatatgtacaaaagagaaacaaattaaattatattcctatattagataataatatgaaaaaaaatcaaattcaaaaaataaaaaaacaacaaaaaaaaaaaatgagagaaaatatatttaatagaattatattattttttcacaAATTCGTATTTAGAAAGTTaccatatatttattttttaaatttttggatttataacaaaaatgatATGGTATTTCAAATGAATGATTGTTTgcatattttatttaattacatttttaataatataaagaaaataataataataataaaaaaaaaaaaaaaaaaaaatctatatatatttttgcAAAAATTCGTAACAAGTTATATTAAACAAAATTGTTTTTTGAAGAAGAATTTCAGTTCtctctttttaaaaaaaataaataaaaaacataatagacataataataatagagGATATATTAAgatgaataaaaattacattatattatatcttcattattatatggaAAAATCAAAACTTTGTTCATTCGATAAGTATTTGAACAATATTGAAATgtcttattatataaaaactgcaaataataaaaattatatgtcCTTATcccatatatattttttttcaaaaaataaggaatattatttaactaattatataacatgGTGTATAACAAACATGATATTTCTGTTATTGaatagaaaagaaaaaaattggAAGGTTGATTTTAATAAAgaggatatatataaaaatgaaaattatttttatgataaagAAGGTGTtgatgaaaaagaaaaaataaatgcttacagaaaaataaatatgataccaaattatttatataataatgatagtTATAATGATGAGTATTTTTACTATGATCATGATGATGTTGATGATGATGAGAATGAGAATGATAACAttggtaataataattttaataataataatgttcTTTATAGTGACCATTATCAATACGATCATGATAATAAGAACTCatatttgaattattatcTTACCAAtagaataattataaacCCCAAAAAAAACTTCTTAGAAAATGTATGTTTAACCATAGGAGATATGGAGAATATCATATattcaaattattatattgataagtttgaaaaaaaagattcCAAATATCATAAATGTATGAAAAACAAGATTAAgcaaaatatattatatgatgaaGATAAGGATAGTCATGACAGTAGTAgtataaaaattttgaatgaaattaagaaaaatgaagaatCGAATAATAAACTTATCCATGATGTATATGATATTATCAGTgaatatgatgataatgtttctaataaatatagagatgatgataaaaatgttgaaaataatcataataatacatataaaagaaataaacaaactagtaaaaatatttctgTAATAACAGGAAAAAAGGaaagaaatgaaaatatcAAAGTGAATCAAAAGAGaaaagaacaaataaaaaaaacaaaaaaaattaattttatagaagaatttgataataaaattattgatgaaaatttaaattttccaaatgaagaaaattgtataagagaagaaaaaatagaaGAGAAATCAAAAAATACAAGAGGACATGCATTATTAACGTTAgttgataaaataaaaactaTCGAAactaaaaataattatctTCTAACGAAATTAAgagatattataaaaataacaaataataaaacaaaaattatatatcatatgttatcaaattttaaaatattacaaaatacTATAAGtctattattaaaatatattatgattaatgaaaaacatatgaaagatttaaatatgaataagAAAAATTCAGACACGTtctataaaatattaaaagaaatatgtCTAGAACAAATTAATGATAAAAGCAAAAATATGGATTCATTAAAATATctatgtaaatatttacaaaatttCTTATATGATGAATTTGAACGAAAATATctatttgaaaaaataagaCCTGGAAATTATCCCATGTGTGATGATgatcaaaatattttattgcataacaaaaatggatatcatcaaaaaaatacagattttattataaaagaaaaaaaaaaaagtttattcaattttttatattatgaaaatcATTGTCataatgatatttttaaaacaccattcatatattataattcaCAAGTTGATCGTCTTCAAACAGTTTATTTGAACATATTCAATTTTATAGTAAATTTAAAGGTTGTAAAATTCTTAATATACAAATTCAAATAttggaaaaatatatttaaaagatatatcATAAATGGTTTgtcatataatataaatccCTATACTTTTATGAATTACAGCCCAAAGGATAATCATActactaataataatatgaacaatacaaataatgtcatgaatcatatgaataatatgaataataataatagtaattatcattatcaaAATTGGTACCAGATTTTTACTAacaatttttatgtaatatttttttatatcctttttatcatttttatagttaataattttttatgtttcATGTTCTACAAGCACTTATCAAACAAATTAAATGCATACGTGAAAACGTGTACTTGtcataataaatga
- a CDS encoding ubiquinol-cytochrome c reductase iron-sulfur subunit, putative, with product MNNIKYVELFYKCKIFRKNGLNRIIRRNGGTFNHNIKENERIPPASEDPSYKNLFDHAEDIKLWEIEEKQNVSHKKVEDLSELVEPSNHPHQYEGIFARTRYAHYNQTAEPVFPRKPDLEKGELASGANVTRTDVWHNPKEPAIVSIGKFEPRNFRPAGYAENCPNPESINSDHHPDFREYRLRSGNEDRRSFMYFISASYFFIMSSIMRSAICKSVHFFWISKDLVAGGTTELDMRTVNPGEHVVIKWRGKPVFVKHRTPEDIQRAKEDDKLIQTMRDPQLDSDRTIKPEWLVNIGICTHLGCVPAQGGNYSGYFCPCHGSHYDNSGRIRQGPAPSNLEVPPYEFVDENTIKIG from the coding sequence atgaataatattaaatatgtgGAACTTTTTTACAAATGCAAAATATTTCGAAAAAATGGATTGAATAGAATAATTAGAAGAAATGGTGGTACATTTAATCATAacataaaagaaaatgaacGTATTCCTCCTGCATCTGAAGATCCaagttataaaaatttatttgatCATGCAgaagatataaaattatgggaaattgaagaaaaacaaaatgtGTCTCATAAAAAAGTTGAAGATTTATCAGAATTAGTTGAACCGTCAAATCATCCACATCAATATGAAGGTATTTTTGCAAGAACAAGATATGCTCATTATAATCAAACTGCTGAGCCTGTATTTCCAAGAAAACCAGATCTAGAGAAAGGGGAATTGGCTAGCGGAGCAAATGTAACAAGAACTGATGTCTGGCATAATCCTAAAGAACCAGCTATTGTATCAATTGGAAAATTTGAACCAAGGAATTTTAGACCTGCTGGTTATGCAGAAAACTGTCCTAATCCTGAAAGTATTAATTCAGATCATCATCCTGATTTTCGAGAATATAGATTAAGAAGTGGAAATGAAGATAGAAGATCCTTCATGTATTTTATCAGTGCATcctatttttttattatgtcATCCATTATGAGATCTGCTATATGTAAATctgttcattttttttggatTTCAAAAGATCTAGTTGCTGGAGGTACCACAGAATTAGATATGAGAACAGTAAATCCTGGAGAACACGTTGTTATTAAATGGAGAGGTAAACCTGTATTCGTTAAACATAGAACACCTGAAGATATTCAAAGAGCAAAAGAAGATGATAAATTAATTCAAACCATGAGAGATCCGCAATTAGATTCAGATCGTACCATTAAACCAGAATGGCTAGTCAATATAGGAATATGTACACACCTAGGTTGTGTCCCAGCTCAAGGTGGTAATTATAGTGGATATTTTTGCCCTTGTCACGGTTCCCATTATGATAATTCAGGAAGAATCAGACAAGGACCTGCACCTTCCAATTTAGAAGTGCCACCTTATGAATTTGTTGATGAAAATACGATAAAAATTGGATAA